The following proteins are co-located in the Eriocheir sinensis breed Jianghai 21 chromosome 34, ASM2467909v1, whole genome shotgun sequence genome:
- the LOC127007197 gene encoding uncharacterized protein LOC127007197 translates to MYISSPTPLTHTPSHSPLTHTPSPTPLTHTPSPTPLTHTPSHSPLTHTPSHSPLTHTPSPTPLTHTPSPTPLTHTPSHSPLTHTPSHSPLTHTPSPTPLTHTPSHSPLTHTPSPTPLTHTPSYSPLTHTPSPTPLTHTPSPTPLTHTPSPTPLTHTPSPTPFTHTPSPTPHKFITLILSPTRVTK, encoded by the exons ATGTACAT TTCATCACCCACACCCCTCACCCACACTCCATCACACTCACCCCTCACCCACACTCCATCACCCACACCCCTCACCCACACTCCATCACCCACACCCCTCACCCACACTCCATCACACTCACCCCTCACCCACACTCCATCACACTCACCCCTCACCCACACTCCATCACCCACACCCCTCACCCACACTCCATCACCCACACCCCTCACCCACACTCCATCACACTCACCCCTCACCCACACTCCATCACACTCACCCCTCACCCACACTCCATCACCCACACCCCTCACCCACACTCCATCACACTCACCCCTCACCCACACTCCATCACCCACACCCCTCACCCACACTCCATCATACTCACCCCTCACCCACACTCCATCACCCACACCCCTCACCCACACTCCATCACCCACACCCCTCACCCACACTCCATCACCCACCCCCCTCACCCACACTCCATCACCCACACCCTTCACCCACACTCCATCACCCACACCCCACAAATTCATCACCCTCATTCTCTCACCCACACGcgtaacaaaataa